One region of Rhodophyticola sp. CCM32 genomic DNA includes:
- a CDS encoding TrkH family potassium uptake protein: protein MRGYFSRLPLIVVLMGIGALAMLVPAAVATGMDDHFTGRVFLYSSILFLFLTGLIGFATQTMRPASSPRVHLVGLLSSYIALPLMLAFPLSEAVGNTLYINAYLEMVSSLTTTGASFFDPDRLAPAVHLWRGLVGWMGGLLIWVTAVAVLAPLNLGGYEVTSEAQVLGGVQAGSGQMQAAPPAERLRRHTLRLAPIYLMLTVLLWLGLLIAQETPLAALIHAMSTMATSGISPVGGMEGRAPGVAGEALIFLFFIFAVSRWSFASASAVQAAQRLTRDRELRLAVFAVVVLPTLLFARHWLGALEVDELANSKAALAALWGSVFTVLSFLTTTGFVSESWGMARAWSGLPTPGLILIGLVLMGGGVATTAGGVKLLRVYALYKHGTREMGKLTHPNSVAGAGRLGRRIRREGAYIAWIFFMLFVLTLAGVSTVLALAGLDFEASMVLAISALTTTGPLASVAAETPISYLGLSDLAKLILAVAMIIGRMETLVLLALINPGYWRA, encoded by the coding sequence ATGCGCGGCTATTTCTCCCGCCTGCCACTGATTGTCGTGCTGATGGGCATCGGTGCGCTGGCGATGCTGGTGCCTGCGGCGGTGGCGACCGGGATGGATGACCATTTCACCGGCCGGGTGTTCCTCTATTCCTCGATCCTGTTTCTGTTCCTGACCGGGCTGATCGGGTTTGCCACCCAGACCATGCGGCCGGCCAGCTCGCCCCGCGTCCATCTGGTCGGGCTGTTGTCTTCCTATATCGCGCTGCCGCTGATGCTGGCCTTTCCCCTGTCCGAGGCGGTGGGCAATACGCTTTATATCAACGCCTATCTCGAAATGGTGTCGAGCCTGACCACAACCGGCGCCAGCTTTTTCGACCCGGATCGTCTGGCCCCTGCGGTGCATCTGTGGCGCGGGCTGGTGGGCTGGATGGGTGGGCTTCTGATCTGGGTGACGGCGGTGGCGGTTCTGGCGCCGCTGAACCTTGGCGGGTATGAGGTCACGTCAGAGGCGCAGGTTCTGGGCGGTGTGCAGGCCGGGTCAGGGCAGATGCAGGCGGCCCCCCCGGCGGAACGCCTGCGCCGTCATACCCTGCGGCTGGCGCCGATCTATCTGATGCTGACCGTCCTTCTCTGGCTTGGTCTGCTGATTGCGCAGGAAACGCCTCTGGCGGCGCTGATCCATGCGATGTCGACCATGGCCACCTCGGGCATCAGCCCGGTGGGCGGGATGGAGGGGCGTGCCCCCGGCGTGGCGGGGGAGGCGTTGATTTTTCTGTTTTTCATCTTTGCGGTCTCGCGCTGGTCCTTCGCCTCGGCAAGCGCGGTCCAGGCTGCCCAGCGGCTGACCCGTGACCGGGAGCTGCGCCTGGCGGTCTTTGCGGTTGTGGTTCTGCCGACGCTGCTTTTCGCCCGCCATTGGCTGGGTGCGCTGGAGGTGGATGAACTGGCCAATTCCAAAGCCGCGCTGGCCGCACTTTGGGGCAGTGTCTTTACCGTGTTGTCATTTTTGACAACCACCGGTTTCGTGTCCGAAAGCTGGGGCATGGCGCGGGCCTGGTCGGGCCTGCCGACCCCCGGCCTGATCCTGATCGGGCTGGTCCTGATGGGGGGCGGGGTGGCGACAACCGCGGGCGGGGTCAAACTGTTGCGGGTCTATGCGCTGTACAAGCATGGCACCCGCGAGATGGGCAAACTGACCCACCCCAACTCGGTTGCGGGCGCGGGCCGCCTTGGCCGCCGGATTCGCCGGGAAGGGGCCTATATCGCATGGATTTTCTTCATGTTATTCGTTCTGACCCTGGCCGGTGTCAGCACCGTTCTGGCGCTGGCGGGGCTGGATTTCGAGGCATCCATGGTGTTGGCGATCTCGGCCTTGACCACCACCGGGCCGCTGGCATCCGTCGCCGCAGAAACCCCGATTTCCTATCTGGGGCTCAGCGATCTGGCCAAGCTGATCCTGGCTGTGGCAATGATTATCGGGCGCATGGAAACACTGGTTCTGCTGGCCCTGATCAACCCGGGATACTGGCGCGCGTGA
- the ntrX gene encoding nitrogen assimilation response regulator NtrX translates to MSDILVVDDERDIRELICDILEDEGFTTRMAGNSDECMAELNAASPGLMILDIWLKDSNMDGIDILKHVKRDDPDVPVVIISGHGNIEIAVAAIKQGAYDFIEKPFNIDQLMVVIRRAMETSRLRRENSALRRQDGKTAEMIGQGAAFKTLKSQLDKVTKSNGRVMLTGPAGSGKEVAARYIHGQSNRADAPFVTVNSASIQPDHMEEVLFGRESAERGVEQGLLEQAHGGVIYFDEVADMPLGTQSKILRVMVDQSFTRVGGTAKVRVDLRVISSTTRDLQAEIAAGTFREELYHRLNVVPIEVPSLEDRREDIPLLAKHFIAQFNADQGLPLRDLGEDAEAMLQTMRWPGNVRQLKNVVERVLILGEDTGPIEARDLPGQSEAASEEEDIALSAGLTTLPLRDARELFERHYLMAQINRFGGNISRTASFVGMERSALHRKLKSLGVVTTNKSGARVAQVEES, encoded by the coding sequence ATGTCCGATATTCTGGTCGTCGATGACGAGCGTGATATCCGCGAGTTGATTTGCGATATTCTGGAAGATGAGGGGTTCACCACCCGCATGGCGGGCAATTCCGATGAGTGCATGGCCGAATTGAACGCCGCCTCGCCCGGGCTGATGATCCTCGATATCTGGCTGAAAGACAGCAATATGGACGGGATCGACATCCTCAAACATGTCAAACGCGATGACCCGGATGTGCCGGTGGTGATCATTTCAGGCCATGGCAATATCGAAATCGCGGTCGCGGCGATCAAACAGGGCGCGTATGATTTCATCGAAAAACCGTTCAATATCGACCAGTTGATGGTGGTGATCCGCCGCGCGATGGAGACCTCGCGCCTGCGCCGCGAGAATTCCGCGCTGCGCCGTCAGGATGGCAAGACCGCCGAGATGATTGGCCAGGGCGCGGCGTTCAAGACGTTGAAAAGCCAGCTTGACAAGGTGACCAAATCCAATGGCCGGGTGATGCTGACCGGCCCGGCCGGATCGGGCAAGGAGGTGGCGGCGCGTTATATTCACGGGCAATCAAACCGGGCCGATGCCCCTTTTGTCACGGTCAATTCCGCCTCGATCCAGCCTGACCATATGGAAGAGGTGCTGTTCGGTCGGGAAAGCGCCGAACGCGGGGTGGAACAGGGGCTGCTGGAACAGGCCCATGGCGGGGTGATCTATTTCGACGAGGTGGCCGATATGCCCCTTGGCACGCAGTCGAAAATTCTCCGCGTGATGGTCGACCAGTCTTTCACCCGTGTGGGGGGGACCGCCAAAGTGCGGGTGGATTTGCGGGTGATCTCCTCAACCACGCGCGACCTGCAGGCGGAAATTGCTGCGGGAACCTTCCGCGAGGAACTGTATCACCGGCTCAATGTGGTGCCGATCGAGGTGCCCAGTCTTGAGGACCGGCGCGAGGATATCCCGCTTCTGGCGAAGCATTTCATTGCCCAGTTCAATGCCGATCAGGGGCTGCCTCTGCGTGATCTGGGCGAAGATGCGGAAGCCATGCTGCAAACCATGCGCTGGCCCGGCAATGTGCGGCAGTTGAAAAACGTGGTGGAACGGGTGCTGATCCTGGGCGAAGATACCGGCCCGATCGAGGCGCGCGACCTGCCGGGGCAAAGCGAGGCGGCAAGCGAGGAAGAGGATATTGCCCTGTCGGCGGGCCTGACCACCTTGCCGCTCCGCGATGCGCGGGAATTGTTTGAACGGCATTATCTGATGGCGCAGATCAACCGCTTCGGGGGGAATATCTCGCGCACCGCCAGTTTCGTGGGGATGGAACGCAGCGCGCTGCATCGCAAGCTGAAATCCCTGGGCGTGGTCACCACCAACAAATCCGGCGCCCGTGTGGCCCAGGTCGAGGAAAGCTGA
- a CDS encoding sensor histidine kinase NtrY-like, with product MRLPANGAVKSPFNRLLELRQQRRVRNVGTLGLVLLGPALALATFLVLGPLDEAADSPALRLVLLADMVYILVVAALVLRQVARIVSARRARSAGSRLHLRLTGVFAIVALVPTVLVAVFAMITVNMGLEGWFSDRVSSALGNSVDAAEAYQQEHRDDLAADAVALGAYLNLNRQATPFLSDGTLGQYLRQGQSRIQRGLQEAFVIDGGGEIRARGDRSYLFDYERPDEADLARAGAGELVIIEDREVNEFRALLQLETFVDRYLYVSREVDGQIISLLDDTQQTVQLYRQLESERGRVLFEFGLLYLGFALTMILAAIWLGLWFAERLSRPVGRLASAAQRVGQGDLNVRVAEERGDDEIAMLGRLFNQMTRQLKGQRDSLVEQNSATEESRRLFDSVLSSVTAGVIGLDAQGRVDFMNRAALGLLDMVEQRDHGLSLVNAVPEFAGLFERLQDRGGEALQEEIKLARRGKLESLLVRMATRRNTQDALEGYVVAFDDVTQLVSAQRMAAWGDVARRIAHEIKNPLTPIQLSAERVRRKFGPKLGENAADLEQYTDVIIRQTNDLRRIVDEFSKFARMPEPERRPEDIARLLREAVTLQKTGQPDVRFTATIPEDSILCEIDATMIGQAFTNLMKNGGEATESFTEKGAPDGYRPELRITMEADPDAVIIVISDNGIGLPVDRAKLFEPYVTTRDTGTGLGLPIVKKIVEEHNGTLELLDAEPFTEGAHRGAAARIHLPRQSEQEGKE from the coding sequence GTGCGGTTACCCGCGAATGGTGCGGTAAAATCCCCTTTCAACAGGCTGTTAGAGCTGCGCCAGCAACGCCGTGTGCGCAATGTGGGCACGCTTGGTCTGGTGCTTCTGGGGCCGGCTTTGGCACTGGCAACCTTTCTGGTGCTCGGGCCGCTGGACGAGGCTGCCGATTCTCCCGCGCTGCGTCTCGTTCTGCTGGCCGACATGGTTTACATTCTGGTCGTGGCCGCCCTGGTTCTGCGGCAGGTTGCCCGCATCGTGTCAGCCCGCCGCGCGCGCTCGGCCGGGTCGCGGCTGCATCTGCGTCTGACCGGTGTCTTCGCCATTGTCGCTTTGGTCCCCACGGTTCTGGTGGCCGTCTTTGCCATGATCACTGTGAATATGGGCCTTGAAGGATGGTTTTCCGACCGCGTCTCCTCGGCCCTTGGCAATTCCGTGGATGCAGCCGAGGCTTATCAGCAGGAACATCGCGATGATCTGGCGGCAGATGCGGTGGCGCTTGGCGCCTATCTGAACCTGAACCGGCAGGCGACGCCATTCCTGTCAGACGGCACCCTTGGCCAATATCTGCGGCAGGGCCAGTCGCGCATTCAGCGCGGCCTGCAGGAAGCGTTTGTGATTGACGGAGGAGGGGAGATCCGCGCCCGGGGGGATCGCAGTTATCTGTTCGATTATGAGCGCCCGGATGAGGCTGATCTGGCCCGCGCGGGAGCCGGTGAACTGGTGATTATCGAGGATCGTGAGGTCAATGAGTTTCGCGCGCTTCTGCAGCTTGAGACGTTTGTGGACCGGTATCTTTATGTCAGCCGCGAGGTGGATGGGCAGATCATCTCGCTGCTTGATGACACGCAGCAAACGGTACAGCTTTACCGCCAGCTTGAAAGCGAACGGGGCCGGGTTCTGTTTGAATTCGGCCTGCTCTATCTGGGTTTTGCACTGACCATGATCCTGGCGGCGATCTGGCTGGGATTGTGGTTTGCCGAACGGCTCAGCCGCCCGGTGGGGCGTCTGGCCAGTGCGGCGCAGCGCGTGGGGCAGGGTGATCTGAATGTGCGCGTGGCCGAGGAACGGGGCGATGACGAGATTGCCATGCTGGGGCGGCTGTTCAACCAGATGACCCGGCAGTTGAAAGGCCAGCGGGACAGTCTGGTGGAGCAGAACAGCGCGACCGAGGAAAGCCGGCGATTGTTCGATTCCGTGCTGTCTTCGGTTACCGCAGGAGTGATCGGGCTGGATGCGCAGGGCCGGGTGGATTTCATGAACCGGGCCGCGTTGGGGTTGCTGGACATGGTTGAACAACGCGACCATGGGCTGAGCCTGGTCAATGCGGTGCCGGAATTTGCCGGTCTGTTTGAGCGTTTGCAGGATCGCGGCGGGGAAGCCTTGCAGGAAGAGATCAAGCTGGCGCGGCGGGGCAAGCTGGAAAGCCTGCTGGTCCGCATGGCGACCCGGCGCAATACACAGGATGCGCTGGAAGGGTATGTTGTGGCTTTTGATGACGTCACCCAGCTGGTCAGTGCGCAACGCATGGCGGCCTGGGGGGATGTTGCGCGGCGCATCGCCCATGAAATCAAGAACCCGCTGACGCCGATCCAGTTGTCGGCGGAACGTGTGCGGCGCAAATTCGGCCCGAAACTGGGGGAAAATGCCGCCGATCTGGAGCAATACACAGATGTTATTATCCGCCAGACCAATGACTTGCGGCGCATTGTTGATGAATTTTCGAAATTCGCCCGCATGCCCGAGCCTGAGCGGCGGCCCGAGGATATTGCCAGGCTGTTGCGCGAGGCAGTGACCCTGCAGAAAACGGGCCAGCCCGATGTGCGCTTTACCGCCACCATCCCCGAGGACAGCATCCTTTGCGAGATTGATGCCACGATGATCGGGCAGGCGTTCACAAACCTGATGAAGAATGGCGGGGAAGCCACGGAAAGCTTTACCGAAAAGGGCGCACCGGACGGGTATCGGCCAGAGCTGCGCATCACGATGGAGGCCGACCCGGATGCGGTGATCATTGTGATCAGTGACAATGGCATCGGCCTGCCCGTGGATCGCGCCAAACTGTTTGAGCCCTACGTGACCACCCGCGATACGGGCACCGGTCTGGGCCTGCCGATCGTGAAGAAAATTGTTGAAGAACATAATGGTACGCTTGAGTTGCTGGACGCTGAACCATTCACCGAAGGGGCGCATCGGGGCGCTGCCGCGCGGATTCATTTGCCGCGCCAATCTGAACAGGAAGGGAAGGAATGA
- the trkA gene encoding Trk system potassium transporter TrkA: MKVIICGAGQVGWQIARHLSGENNDVTVVDNNPDLVRRATETLDVQGLAGFASYPDVLDRAGARDADMIIAATHSDEVNMVTCQVAHSVFSVPRKIARLRAQSYLNAIYSDLYRRDHLPIDVVISPEREVANAALRRLSSPSTFDTESFLGGDAQILGIHLDDDCPVLNTPLRQLSELFSTLRALVVGIRREGTLFAPEPGDQLFAGDQIYVFTHVQDSSRTLEIFGKETKTQDRVVIIGGGNVGLAVARELEKSATRIRAKVVEMSRHNAEQAADALERTIVLHGDGLDIDILREAGVDRADTVLCVTDDDKTNLLAAVRAKTAGAKVSIALVNDPTLVPLMMPLGIDAYVNPRTTTVGSILRHIRHGRVRGVYSIGDAEAEVIEAQVLSTSPIAGRALRDIDFPEGVIIGAVQKGGKVMRPTGSTRIEEGDAIAIFAMAADVPAVETLLQVSIDFF, translated from the coding sequence ATGAAGGTCATCATTTGCGGCGCAGGCCAGGTCGGCTGGCAAATCGCGCGTCATCTTTCCGGCGAAAACAACGATGTGACGGTGGTTGACAACAACCCCGATCTTGTGCGCCGGGCCACCGAAACGCTGGATGTGCAGGGTCTGGCCGGGTTTGCCTCTTACCCCGATGTTCTGGACCGGGCGGGCGCGCGTGACGCGGATATGATCATCGCAGCGACCCATTCCGATGAGGTCAATATGGTCACCTGTCAGGTGGCCCATTCGGTGTTCTCGGTCCCGCGCAAAATCGCCAGGCTGCGGGCGCAAAGCTACCTGAACGCGATCTATTCCGATCTCTATCGCCGGGATCATCTGCCGATTGACGTGGTGATCAGCCCCGAACGCGAAGTGGCGAACGCGGCATTGCGGCGCCTGTCCTCACCCTCGACTTTCGACACGGAAAGCTTTCTGGGCGGGGACGCGCAGATACTGGGCATTCATCTCGATGATGACTGCCCGGTGCTCAACACCCCCCTGCGCCAGTTGTCCGAGCTGTTTTCAACCCTGCGCGCGCTTGTGGTGGGCATCCGGCGCGAGGGCACGCTGTTTGCACCGGAACCGGGCGATCAGCTTTTCGCGGGGGACCAGATTTATGTCTTCACCCATGTGCAGGACAGTTCCCGCACCCTGGAGATTTTCGGCAAGGAGACCAAAACCCAGGACCGGGTGGTGATCATCGGCGGCGGCAATGTGGGGCTGGCCGTGGCCCGGGAGCTGGAGAAAAGCGCCACCCGTATCCGCGCCAAGGTGGTGGAGATGTCGCGCCACAATGCCGAACAGGCCGCCGATGCGCTGGAACGGACCATTGTGCTGCATGGGGACGGGCTTGATATCGACATCCTGCGCGAGGCGGGGGTGGACCGGGCCGATACGGTGCTATGTGTCACCGATGATGACAAGACCAACCTTCTGGCCGCCGTCCGGGCGAAGACCGCAGGCGCGAAAGTGTCGATCGCCCTGGTCAATGACCCGACACTGGTGCCGCTGATGATGCCTTTGGGGATCGACGCCTATGTGAACCCGCGCACCACCACGGTGGGGTCGATCCTGCGCCATATCCGCCATGGCCGGGTGCGCGGTGTCTATTCCATCGGCGATGCCGAGGCCGAGGTGATTGAGGCGCAGGTCTTGTCCACCTCGCCCATTGCCGGGCGGGCCCTGCGCGATATCGACTTCCCCGAGGGGGTGATCATCGGCGCGGTGCAGAAGGGCGGCAAGGTGATGCGCCCCACCGGGTCGACCCGGATCGAGGAAGGCGATGCCATTGCCATTTTCGCCATGGCGGCGGATGTGCCGGCGGTCGAGACATTGCTGCAAGTCTCGATAGATTTCTTCTAG
- the hfq gene encoding RNA chaperone Hfq produces MAENKQNLQDSFLNHVRKTKVPVTIFLINGVKLQGVITWFDNFCVLLRRDGQSQLVYKHAISTVMPSQPISLYDGEE; encoded by the coding sequence ATGGCCGAAAACAAACAAAACCTGCAGGACTCGTTTCTCAACCATGTTCGGAAAACAAAGGTCCCGGTCACGATTTTTCTGATCAATGGTGTCAAACTGCAGGGGGTCATCACCTGGTTTGACAATTTCTGTGTGCTGTTGCGCCGTGATGGTCAGTCACAACTGGTGTACAAACACGCGATTTCGACGGTGATGCCGTCGCAGCCGATCAGTCTCTATGACGGGGAAGAGTGA